The window GAAAAAATGGCATGTGCCTGAGAGGTATAAGTTCATGGCGGCGGAGGAGGTTCGCCGTTTGCTGCAGAGCCGTGCAGGGGCAGACGAGGCGGTGCATGAGCGTCACCTGCCGAGTGAAAAGAAGATCGCGGTGCTCCTGCGGGACAGCCATACAGGGCAGCACGAAGTTTGCCTCGAAGCTCTCAAGAATGTGAAGTGGCCCGACGGCTATGAAGTGGAAGTATTTACAATCGATGCTCAAAAGCCCTATGCGGCACAGGTCAACGAAGTCTTGGCGGACACCGATGCCAAGGTTAAAATCTATATCAATGACGATCTTTTCCTCGTCCATGCGCAGGCGATCGAAGAGCTGCTGAAGATTTTCCAAGACGAGAGCATTGGCATGGTCAGTTTCCTTGGCAGTGCGTCGCTCCCCGTGAGCGGCAGTCTTATGGATTCTCCCTATAAATACGGCGCTGTCTATGTGCCGACAGAAGAAGATTTTTCCGAGATGCGCTTCGGCACGGCAGTGCAAGCAGCGGCTGATGTCCGTTATATCCTGCCGTCCTTCTTTGCGACACAATGGGATATCCCTTGGGATGAATCTTATGAAAAGCAGTATTATGCCGTGCTGGCATATTGTCGAGCATTTGAGGAAGAAGGGCACAGGATTGTCGTTCCCTTGCCTGAGAACATTTGGTGCGCCTATCAGGTGAAAAATATTTCCTTTGATGCATCGGAAGCTGATCAGAAAAAGTTTTTCACCCGTTACTATACATATCTCCACGGTACGGAGTCGAAGGAAAGCAGCACGCTTTATGCGTGCGGCGAAGGGAGCAAAATTCCTTCATGGCAGGAATTTTCTTTTCCAGAAGGAATCGCTGTCGGCAGAGAGACGCACATCTGCAAGACGGCGCTCTGCCGACTCGTCCGGCCCAATTTCGCAGGAAAGCCGCGCATCATCGTCGGCGATTATTGTGAGATCGGTATCGGCAGCACGCTTGCGGCGGTAAATTGCATCGAATTGGAAAATGCCGTAAGTGTGGCGGAGAATGTACATATCAAAGATTACGTCCTCGATGAAAGCGGTGTCGGAATATCCACTGCTGATCGTGAGCTCCTCACGGAGAAAGGCGGCATTCATGTCGAGCGCGGCGTGCGCATCGAGGAGAACGTTCTCATCAGGGGGGCCGTGCGCATAGGCCGCGGCAGTATCGTGCGTGCAGGAAGCTGCGTGCAGCAGGATATTCCCGCTTACTGCATCGCTGAGGGAAGCCCTGCGCACATCGTCAAAGCCTTTTCACCGCGAGCGGGGAAGTGGCTGCCCGTCACAGGTGACAAGGCACTGAGAAAGCTGCTATCGGAAAGGGAAAAAACGCCGCCCCTGCTGACATACGCTTTCATCACCTATAATCGCAGTCGGTATTTGAAAAGGTCGCTTCGATGCGTGCTGCAGCAACTTGGCAACGACGAACTCGTGGAAATTCTTGTTTCAGACAATGCTTCGACGGATGATACACGGGCATTTGTCCAAGAGATGCAAAAGACGTACGGGAATCTGCGCTACCGCTGCAACGAGAAAAATATCGGTACGGAAGCGAATATTCATACTGCCATACAGGAGAGTCGAGGCGAATATGTGCTCGTCGCGGGTGATGACGATTATTTTGTCGACGGTGCTTTGCTCGTCCTGCTCACGAAGCTCGTACAGCATCGCGGAGCGGCGTTGTTTTATCTGAGACAAGGAGAAGATGCCCTTCGCGTATATGAAGGGCATGGTCCATTGGAATATCTCAGACAAGTGAGCTTCTTCATGACATGGATCACCGCCGTTGTTATGCGTCGCGATCTGTATGCTCGTATATCGGATCCACAGAAATATGATTATACACATATTCCTCAGGTATATGTGCAAATGGAGATATTGAAGCGAAGAGGGGATTTTGTCGTACTTCATGGAAACTTCTTTGCTGAAGGAACGGGAAACTGCCCGTTGGGTGGAACCAATCTTGGTGAGGTCTTTATTAAGAACTATTTTGATGTCTTGCAAGAGGTCGTGGATGTTCCCGCCGCCCAGCTTTCGCAGGAGAAAAAATGGGTCATGGATCGATTGATCATTCCCCGGTGCAGAAAGGTCAAAGAAGAGCAGATCCATCTGTCGTTGGACAGGCTGCTTGATATCGTTCGCGACTATTATGGCGAGGAGCCGTACTATGAAGAGATCTGCAAGAGACTTGAAGATGTCCTGAAGGAACGGCAGAGTTGAGTGCGGAAGCGGCGATGCTGCAGGTGATGCCGGCTGAGAAATGGCGTTTGATGAGAGAAGAGATTCTTCCTGCATATGAAAAAATCTGATTGAAGGATCAAGCTTTATCTTTCCGAAAAAAATTCGATATCATTGAGGAGTATTATACGAAAGAGCTGTATGATCCACAGATTGTCGAGAGGCTTTGGAAAATATCACAGGATGTCTTCGAATGAGACTGTCGGTGCGCATTTCAAGAAAGAAGGATGACGGATACGATGAAACTGGAAAAGCTCTATGATTTATACGAAGCGGGGAAGGTGTCAAAGCGCCTGTATTGGGAATTGGCGCGCGAGCGACTCGTGCCTTTGCTTGAGGTGCAGAAGATTATCAAGAAGAATCCTTATTGCAAAAGTGTCGAGATCCGAGAGGACGGCATCGTACTCAAGACACAGGACATCGAACTCTTCTTTGATATGGAACAGAATATTTGCCGGGCGGAAACCATTTTGATCGGCACGGAAGGCGAGGAGATTTCCCTTATGAGCCGCTTCGTTCCGGCGGGTGCGACGATCTTCGATATCGGCGCGAATGTTGGGCGCGTGAGTCTTGGCTTGGCGAAGGCGCATGAGGACTCGACGATTTACGCTTTCGAACCTGTGGAAGATACCTTCCATGGCTTGGAGAAGAATCTTCGACTGAATGGCGAAGAGACGCATATCAAGGCGTACCACATGGGGTTCTACAGCGAGAGCGGCGACCTGAAATTCTTTGTACCTGCGGCGAACGAGGCGGCATCTCTGCGTCCTGTTACCGATACGTACTATTTCAAAGACGGTGATCAGGGCCAGGGTGAGCGCAAGGAACGTCTGGATGAGATCATCTGCCCCGTCGATACGCTCGATCACTTCGTGGCAGCGAACGGTATTGCGCGTCTCGATTTCATCAAGTGCGATACCGAGGGCGCGGAGAAGATGGTCTTTGCAGGCGGCGCGCGTGTGTTCAGTGAACTGCAACCTGTTGTCTATACAGAGATGCTCAGAAAGCATGCGGCGCGTTTTGATTATCACCCGAACGAGATCATCGAGATGTTCAAAGGCTGGGGGTATAACTGCTATATGTCTGATGGCGAACGGCTGCTTCCTTTCGAGAATATGGATGAATCGACGCAGGAGACGAACTTTTTCTTCCTGCACGAGGAGAAGCATCGGGAGCTTTTGAAGCAGTATGGCAGCTGAAGATTTTTGTTCAAAGGCGTGCTTCATTTGCCGGCGCAGACCGCAGGGAAAATTTTTGCATGGTTCAGGCGCATCCTTGATGACTTGAGGTGAAGTTTATGATGGAGTACGTGATCTATGCCGACGTGCCGGAGAGAAACCAGCATGTCAGAGATTTTATTTCTCGTTCCGGTGGAGAGTATCTTGGCTGCGTTGATCGAAACCCGGCAAAATGGGATTCGGACAAGAAGATGTATGCCCCTTCTTTTATCGCAAAGCATCCGCGGGCGAAAATTGTTATCACAAGTTTTGATATCGAACGGATTGCTCAATATATCCGTCAGCAAGGCTGGATGAATGAGATTCTTGTCTATCCGTATTGGCGGACGCCGTTTTTTGTTGATGCAGAGCACGAGCCGAGATGTTGGGGCGAGGCGAATCGAGAGCGGCTGCTGAAGATTTATGACAAAAGGGATTCCTGCAATTTGGCCTATATCGAGGAACTTGTTCGGCAGCGAGTTGAAGAGTTTGCGCCGATTCGTTTGCAGGATGTATGGGATTACCTTCCGTACGAGCGTTATTTTGTGGATGATGCTCTGATCTCCCGGGAAGACGATGTGACTTTTGTGGATTGCGGTGCTTATGACGGCGATACGATTGCTGATTTTCAATGGAATTTTGGCAAGCGTTTGAAAAAAGTATATGCTTTTGAGCCGAATCCTCAAACGTACAGCTCCTT of the Selenomonas sputigena genome contains:
- a CDS encoding FkbM family methyltransferase produces the protein MMEYVIYADVPERNQHVRDFISRSGGEYLGCVDRNPAKWDSDKKMYAPSFIAKHPRAKIVITSFDIERIAQYIRQQGWMNEILVYPYWRTPFFVDAEHEPRCWGEANRERLLKIYDKRDSCNLAYIEELVRQRVEEFAPIRLQDVWDYLPYERYFVDDALISREDDVTFVDCGAYDGDTIADFQWNFGKRLKKVYAFEPNPQTYSSLQQNLRRMGLCELSETFCCGVSDQSGSVRFTQNKTMSFIDPNGTIEIAIRTLDDCVGEVTGSLYIKMDIEGFEIPALRGAARLIEKYHPYMAICTYHKWDDYIEIPETIKEIRDDYEFYLRGGMHSICHAVPR
- a CDS encoding FkbM family methyltransferase, whose translation is MKLEKLYDLYEAGKVSKRLYWELARERLVPLLEVQKIIKKNPYCKSVEIREDGIVLKTQDIELFFDMEQNICRAETILIGTEGEEISLMSRFVPAGATIFDIGANVGRVSLGLAKAHEDSTIYAFEPVEDTFHGLEKNLRLNGEETHIKAYHMGFYSESGDLKFFVPAANEAASLRPVTDTYYFKDGDQGQGERKERLDEIICPVDTLDHFVAANGIARLDFIKCDTEGAEKMVFAGGARVFSELQPVVYTEMLRKHAARFDYHPNEIIEMFKGWGYNCYMSDGERLLPFENMDESTQETNFFFLHEEKHRELLKQYGS
- a CDS encoding glycosyltransferase is translated as MCHKTSIIILSYNTLEMLQLCIASIREYTEAGTYEIIVVENASKDGSAEWLKEQGDLRCIYNEENQGFPRGCNQGLKIAEGTEILLLNSDTIVTKDWLSNLRRALYSDPVVGAVSCVTNYCSNNQQIEVSYRGMEEMQAFAADYNKSNPASWEKKTTLVGFCYLFKREVFDKVGFLDEQFSPGNFEDDDYSLRILQQGWDLLLCHDTFIHHFGHASFSKGYGDQKAAEKARRSNALIERNAALFLKKWHVPERYKFMAAEEVRRLLQSRAGADEAVHERHLPSEKKIAVLLRDSHTGQHEVCLEALKNVKWPDGYEVEVFTIDAQKPYAAQVNEVLADTDAKVKIYINDDLFLVHAQAIEELLKIFQDESIGMVSFLGSASLPVSGSLMDSPYKYGAVYVPTEEDFSEMRFGTAVQAAADVRYILPSFFATQWDIPWDESYEKQYYAVLAYCRAFEEEGHRIVVPLPENIWCAYQVKNISFDASEADQKKFFTRYYTYLHGTESKESSTLYACGEGSKIPSWQEFSFPEGIAVGRETHICKTALCRLVRPNFAGKPRIIVGDYCEIGIGSTLAAVNCIELENAVSVAENVHIKDYVLDESGVGISTADRELLTEKGGIHVERGVRIEENVLIRGAVRIGRGSIVRAGSCVQQDIPAYCIAEGSPAHIVKAFSPRAGKWLPVTGDKALRKLLSEREKTPPLLTYAFITYNRSRYLKRSLRCVLQQLGNDELVEILVSDNASTDDTRAFVQEMQKTYGNLRYRCNEKNIGTEANIHTAIQESRGEYVLVAGDDDYFVDGALLVLLTKLVQHRGAALFYLRQGEDALRVYEGHGPLEYLRQVSFFMTWITAVVMRRDLYARISDPQKYDYTHIPQVYVQMEILKRRGDFVVLHGNFFAEGTGNCPLGGTNLGEVFIKNYFDVLQEVVDVPAAQLSQEKKWVMDRLIIPRCRKVKEEQIHLSLDRLLDIVRDYYGEEPYYEEICKRLEDVLKERQS